The genomic region AGACCGTGTGCTGGTATTTGATATGGCCACAGGCAATAGCAGGATGGGGCTGCTGTGCCATGACCCCATGGGCTCACGGGCAGTGCTAGTGGGCCTTGTGCCCAGCCACCCACCCATCTATGCCCCTGAAAATATGCTGTCTACCCAGCTGTTGGCCATGCCCATCCTCTCCCCTGACAACAATCACTCCAGCTTCTGGTCCACCTCACCTGTGCTGTCCAGCCCCGtgccctccagcctctcctctggcAGCTACCGAGAGGTAGCCCTGGTTCCCAAGGAGGCCAGGCTCAACCTGGAGTCATGGGACTCTCCTGGTACTGAGACACCCATCAGGGTGGGGATGCTTACTGGGCCCGTTCCACTGGGGATGCCCCTACAATTTGGTGAGAAGATACTGAGCAATGTCCATGATCCTGGCTGGTCCAAACCAGATGCTGAAAAAAATGAAGCGAGTCACACCATCTGGATGCTAGATGCCTCCAGGATGCAGGATACCTCCATGGTCCAGGCCAAGAAACTGCAGTGGATGAACTCAGAGCAGATCCCAGAGCCTGCTCCACCAGCCAAAACCCAGGAGGTGCCCAGATCTCTGCTCCAGGAGGATATAGGCAGCCACAACCAGAAACAGTTCATTACTGCTCAACCTGACTTCTCTCGGGCTGGAGGTTCTGGGCAGGCTCCCCTCAGAGGTCGGCCCCCACTAGCTGAGCAGCATCCCCTCGCTGAACAGCCCCCTCCAACTGGTCAGCCTCTGTCGGTTGAGCAGTGCTTCCTCACCAGGCAGATCCCCCTTCCTGGTGTGCTCCCTCTCACTGGGACCCCTCTTACCGGGCAGCTTTCTCTCACTGGGCAACCTCCATTTTCCCAGGAAGCCCCTATCTCCAAAGAGCCCATCCTCTCAAGAGGGCCCTCCACCACCAGGGTGCCTGGCCAGGCTTCCACCTTGTGCCAAGAAGGTGAGACCTTGGGCCTGCCTCCCCATGTAGGGGTACTTCGGGTGCCCCTGGCCCCTGAGGAGACCTGTGTCTGTGTGAGCAGAGAAAAGGTTAGCATGGGTGCCACTCAAAGCTCCAGTATGCATCAGCTCTCATCCCGGCAACCTGAGGGCTCCCCCAGGGCCCAGGAAGAGCAGCTTTCCCTGATCACTTTCACCACACCTGGCACTGGCTGCAAAGTCTTGCCCATGGCCCTGGTGGGCAATGAGTCTCAGGGTCCCCACTTCAAGCTGACAGCTGAGGATGTTACACACTCATCAGTGGTCGCCCACCTTGGCCTGCTCCGTGGAGCCTGCTATGAGCTGGTGTCCACCACAGATGCTCTGCCAGTACTGTCCCCAGTGCTCTGCTGCCACTCATTGGGCCCCTACCAGGACAGGGCGGCTGTGGTGATCGACACAGGCACAGGCTTCACCAAATGTGGACTGGCTGGAGAGGACCACATCCTCAGTGTGGTGCCCTCACGTGTCCAGCTGCTGCAGCACCCagtccagggccagcccaggtaTGCAGTGCCTGAGAACCAAGAGGGCTCCTACTCGGTGCTGAATCGAGGAGTGGTCTCTGATTGGGATGCACTAGAGGTGCTGTGGCAGCACCTGTTCCACTGCAGGCTGGGCGTGCAGCCTGAGGAGCTGGCTGTGCTTGTGGCCGACTCACCCATCTCACCACGCACCAACCGAGAAAAGGTGGCTGAAATACTCTTTGAGCATTTCCATGTGCCAGCCATGCAGACAGTGCATCAGGCCCTGCTGGCACTCTATGCTTACGGGCGCACCACTGGACTGGTGCTGGGCAGCGGCCATGGCACCTCCTACGTGGCGCCCATCCTTACTGGGGATCTCGCCCCAGTTGACACCTACCGGCTGGATGTGGCCGGTGCTGACCTTACTGAATACCTGGCTCAGCTATTGTTGGCACGTAGCCACTCACCACCCAAGGCAGGACTGGTCAACCAGATTAAAGAGCACTGCTGCTACATGGCCATGGATATGACAGCTGAGCTGGCCCGCACCCAGGCCCAAGCCCGGGTGGAATTCATGCTTCCAGACAAGCAGGTCATCTCCCTTGGCTCTGAGTGCTTCTGCTGCCCTGAGGCCCTCTTCCAGCCCAATCTGCTAGGCCTCAACCAGCCAGGCCTCCCACAACTTGCCCTTCAAAGCATCAGTCGGCTGGAGGCCAAGCAGCAGGAGCAGCTGCTGGCCAATGTGGTGCTGGACGGTGGAAGCACCCTAGTGAGTGGCTTTCCTGAGCGCTTGAGACAGGAGCTGGGCCCCCGTGCCACTGTGCTGGGCTCTCCCCATCGTGCGGTTGCTGCTTGGCTTGGAGGCTCCATCATGGCATCCCGGGACTCCTTCCAGAGCCTATGGATCAGCCGCCATGAGTACGAGGAGGAGGGTCCATGGGCTATCTACAAATACCATCTGTGAACACATAAAAGTTCTGGTTCTGCTTTCTTTGAACACTGTGGCATGTTTTAGGCACAGGGTAGTGTGGTGAAGGGCAGAGGTCCAGGCATGGGGTCAGGGATGGGGCCCTTGGCATTCCCAAGGCACACCCTGCCTCTGTACACTACAACTCCAACAGCCTTGGCAATCCTATCCTTTCCAGAGATCCCCAAGCCCCTCAGCTGGCATTGGCTCTGGTCTAGCCTGACCTTTACTGCACCTCAAGGGCAAACACAGAGTGGCTGCTGTGGGTTTTGCCCCGTTGCCCTGGCGACAAGCGCAATTACCCTTGATTGCCAGTTGGTTGCCATGGAAATTTCAAACATAATGTAATAACCCACACAGCCTGGAGTGAGTCATGAAGTGgggggacagccccctcccctagCTCCAGAGGAGAAGACTACTTGCCTTCCTCCATCTTGGGCCCTATATGGGGGGCTGAGGCCAGCAACATGGAAAACAGCCAAAAAGTTCCAAAGATGGCTGGAGCCTGGAGCATTTCTTTCCCCCAGGGGAGGGTCCCTATCAGTCAGGGCTTCTTGGGGGAGCTGGCCTGGTAATGTAGGTACCTCCTAAAGTCTGAATTTTGGCTGGAGCTCTATGCTGTGTTGGCAGGGGCTTCTGTTGGCCAGTCAGAATATGAAGGTATGGGAGTGCTGGCCTTTGGTGTCCTGGGGCAGGAAGTTGGAGTGGGGGGGCAAATAAGTCCTGGATCTTGGATGGGAGGTATGACCTGAGCTGGGGGATGATGCTCGGGCCTGCTTTGTAGGCTCTGTGGATACAGAGGCTCACACCTTATCCTGCCTTTCTGACTGTCTAGTTCTGGCGGGAGTCAGAACTGTCAACTTTGGGCTTCCTTCTCCTGCTCAGCCTCCTGACTCAGGGTGGCCGGAGTACAGTCCTCCTCAGAAGATCCTCACAGAGGCTACCAGGCAATGTTAATGCCAACTGCCCCATCTTCTTCCAAACGGTGCCATGTGCTAAAGCACCTCCTGCTGGCCCTCTGGCCAGGAGGATGGCTAGAAGTCATGGCCCCTGACCTTGTCTGGCTCTGAATAGTGGGGGTAGGAATAAAACTCCATGTCAGCCCAGTCCACGGCCTGGAAGAACTGAGAGGATGGCATTCAGCTGGTGTTGCTACTTCCTGCCCAGAGGGCAGCTGGAGATCGAAGCCAAGACACTGAAGCCCTATCCTGCCTGTGCCTCTctggctgggggctgagggacaAACCATGACCCAGTCTTGACCCTGGATTCTTGTCTTTAGGTTACCCTCTCCACAAAGGGCAAAGACCTGGCTACCTCCACACACACCTGAAAGTGAGGGGCTTCTCTAGGAGGAGAGACTAGAAACAGCCAACGATGTAGGGTCATCACAGCCCCTCCTCATCCCTGGGCATGGTCCAACCTCTTCCCATGTCCTGCTCTCACACTTTGATTCAGCTTCCATAATCCTGAGGCCTGTGTCAGGCGAGAAGGGCACCAGTAGCTCCAGGGACCCGTAGCTCTAGGGACTAGCTACAGGTCCACATGCACGTGCAAGCAAGCATGCTTGAGTACACACAGAATGCAGATACACGTGCCCCTGGGCACCACAGCACACGCTGTGCTGCTGTCATCTCCTTCAGCATAAgagcgcgcacacacacagacacactcacacgtgtgcacacacaccctgCCACGTGCTCTCACCCACAGGCACATGGAGTGTGCGCAGGACCAAGAAGAGGTGGAGCACTGCCAGCAGCAGGCAGGGCTCTAGTGAgctgcctcttcctctgcctctaaATCTCCTATTCGAGCTTCTCCTTGGCCCAGCTGCTCCATGCCTGGATAGCCACAAcctttagaaaagagagaaaacatgtgTGACATGTGTGGGGTCAGCAAACCATGGTTCGGCTGTACCATACAACTCAGAGAACCGTTGTTTCAAGGACAGGGGGCAGACAGCAGAAAGGACTGAGTGCcagaccattcattcattctgtggACATGAACTGAGCATACTGAGATGAGACACAGTCTCTGCCCTGTAGATGCCCAGCCCGCTAGGAGATTGCTACCCAGTGGTAGAGTTGGTGCCATGCCCGCGACCACCCAGAGTCCAGGGAGACTAGAGTTGGCATCAGCCTGGCCTGGAAGAAGTGACCCAAAGCCAGGGAAGGTTGTGAAGGACTCCACGATGACCCCTCTGGAGGAAGATATTGAGGGGCCTTCTTTGAGCAGTCATTTCCCAGGCTAGCCTTCCAGCTTCAGACCCAACTTCTCACTTGCCCTGTCAGCAGCCGTGGGGAGCCAGGCAGGAGAGACTCTGTCAACATGGCCAAGGGTCTGGAGATGACTCCACCCAGGATGGGATCAGGAGGCTCACTGGGAGGGTTCGGTGGGGTAGAGCCCAGTTCTGGCCACCAAGAAGCTTAAATCTGGCCCTCCAGTACTGGCCTAGGGGCTTGTGACAGGGGTGGTGCAAGCATAGAGTCCACGTGCCTCCCTGACAAGGGACAGAGAAATGGCCAAGGACTTCCTTCAGAGCTTCTTCCTAGCAGTTCTCAGCCTCCTCTAGTCAGGGGCCAGGTCTAGTACGGCACCTTGGTGCTACAGCACCTGTATCCCCATATCCCAGCCCAGGCCACTGATGGTGATGCTGCTCATGAAGCGTTTGAGGGTGATTAAACAGGGAGGAAAGCAGAGTCCACACCATGTCACAGGTGACTTTTACAGCTTGGGAAATTCAGTGCCACACAGGAGGAGGTAGACTGGGCCAGGCTCCTGGCTGGGACTTGGTGATGGGAAAGGCTTTGAACTGCAGGAGAGGAGGGTGGAGCTGGTGGGAGACTCTGCCACCGTGGTCTGGGGCCCTCACTGACCACTtgtacacacacacccatgtGTTTACTACTCCTAGCTAGGAGATGCCAGTCTGTAGAGCAGCTTGCCCTAGTGACTAGCCACTTGGTTCTTTTAAGTAGGTTCCACCCTTTGGTTTAGATTTGGGGAGCTGGGCAGAGCGCCGGTCCCCTGGGGACTACCACTTGCCAAGAGACTCCTGTGCAGCTCCAGGACTTAGGCATTCCCGACACCTCCTACTCCCTACCACCTACAATGGGCCTGGGAAGGCGCCTCCGGCCCCTGTTGCCCGGTCAGTCCGAGGGCCTAAAGGGGCCTTTGAGAACCTTGCCAGGGCCAGGCAGGCCAGAGCTTACCGACTGGGCCGCCACCCCTCCTCAGCCCACCTTTGAGTGGGATTCCAGCCTCAGGCTCCGCCAGGGTCGGGGCGGGGCTGGCTGagggaggccccgcccccagcccgcccccgGCCCGGGGTGCGAATCCGGTGCGGACGAGCGGCGGGAGATGCTGGAGGTTCGCGAGCCGAAGCGGCTGCAGCTGGCGCCGCGTCTGCCCCGCGTGCCCGGAGCGGATTCTGCCCGCCGCCCCCGGAGCCCTCGGCGCCCCACTGAACCCGCGATCGCTTCCTCCCTGTGACCGACCGGCGCTGCAGGTGCGGGGCGggctgggcgggggcggggtgccCCTCGAAGGCGCGTTTTGGGGATCTTGGGGGGATTGGGTCTCTGGCTCAAGGTTCGGGTCGCCGAGTGCGCGGAGGCGCCGCGTGGGCATGGGGTCCTGGCGGGGGCCGGGCACGCGTGCTCTGTAGATCCGAGGGTCGGCATGAAGGGTTGGGCTAAAGTTCCTCGTCACCTCGAACCTATCGGGGGTCCCAGGGAAAGCCTCTGAGACTCAGGTCCAGGCGAATTTCCCCTCCCTGCCCGTCCCCCCTACTACCCCGCTTTCTCGCTGGGCTCCTGATTGTGAAAACATTAACCCTCGAACATTCGTGGTACCCCATGGGGGTAGGGGCCAAGAGCTGAGCCATCTCTCCTGACTCCCAGAGCCGCCTCCAGCGCCTCCCAACTGCCCCCgggcctcctccctcccgcaaGGCAGTCACTAATTTCCATGACAACGGAGAGTTCTTTATGGGCGACAACCTGAagggggctgggcggggctgccgcggggtgggggaggaggctcCAAGCCCCTGGGGACCAGCAGCCCCGCTAGCCAAGATCCAGCTTCCAAGCCTTAATGTGGGGGCCAGCCGGGGGTGCG from Equus caballus isolate H_3958 breed thoroughbred chromosome 16, TB-T2T, whole genome shotgun sequence harbors:
- the ACTL11 gene encoding uncharacterized protein ACTL11 gives rise to the protein MEVTKKVGGPDPSGPQSHPSAGSQELGGGLRGSQGPWINSGSVCFRQGLSLSTEAITDEACGPAPQAHAPEPIHQLLRDPTEVSSQCGCERASQDALRLSSTSSFPSPIVGAQMHLVMENGTLALPVCTRSDSTSDMAQHGPCRSRIQVQVEGEGKAPAKVLVGWGKGPCSPNQIAPSGIRKSRWLPYFLSGEDGLAAAQGPLLATAQDQGQGKCPCLAQAPPTTPAQANTPALDTTPMPAAVEHYTCNLNHLTNTIAITKGLSQDLLLRKCGNRQSILLESSKVVTSCQGKVNFRSQKEPPTPAPTPKESPDHAQEHEVARRQVLPKQSKNTVEKPLVSISRPGSPTPGSGPPDTPKSQRSSQEICSSQPNQQPLNVCNNTCSNVPLSAYQVTCHKQTPVQSLKEAMQIPTSSAPTCQLQDTVEDRVLVFDMATGNSRMGLLCHDPMGSRAVLVGLVPSHPPIYAPENMLSTQLLAMPILSPDNNHSSFWSTSPVLSSPVPSSLSSGSYREVALVPKEARLNLESWDSPGTETPIRVGMLTGPVPLGMPLQFGEKILSNVHDPGWSKPDAEKNEASHTIWMLDASRMQDTSMVQAKKLQWMNSEQIPEPAPPAKTQEVPRSLLQEDIGSHNQKQFITAQPDFSRAGGSGQAPLRGRPPLAEQHPLAEQPPPTGQPLSVEQCFLTRQIPLPGVLPLTGTPLTGQLSLTGQPPFSQEAPISKEPILSRGPSTTRVPGQASTLCQEGETLGLPPHVGVLRVPLAPEETCVCVSREKVSMGATQSSSMHQLSSRQPEGSPRAQEEQLSLITFTTPGTGCKVLPMALVGNESQGPHFKLTAEDVTHSSVVAHLGLLRGACYELVSTTDALPVLSPVLCCHSLGPYQDRAAVVIDTGTGFTKCGLAGEDHILSVVPSRVQLLQHPVQGQPRYAVPENQEGSYSVLNRGVVSDWDALEVLWQHLFHCRLGVQPEELAVLVADSPISPRTNREKVAEILFEHFHVPAMQTVHQALLALYAYGRTTGLVLGSGHGTSYVAPILTGDLAPVDTYRLDVAGADLTEYLAQLLLARSHSPPKAGLVNQIKEHCCYMAMDMTAELARTQAQARVEFMLPDKQVISLGSECFCCPEALFQPNLLGLNQPGLPQLALQSISRLEAKQQEQLLANVVLDGGSTLVSGFPERLRQELGPRATVLGSPHRAVAAWLGGSIMASRDSFQSLWISRHEYEEEGPWAIYKYHL